The following coding sequences lie in one Pontibacter sp. G13 genomic window:
- the ctlX gene encoding citrulline utilization hydrolase CtlX: MEPLKPSISSQQTTHHLMMVRPIRFGYNAETATNNAFQHEDKTHTPEEIQSMALAEFDRAVSILRDAGVEVSVIEDTPEPFTPDSIFPNNWISFHADGTILQYPMFAENRRKERRPEIVDEMASKYSAPHHLSLADLEEDGLFLEGTGSMILDRKNRIAYANRSPRTHEEAFEIFCSMAGYTGVLFTATDGQGQDIYHTNVLMALGRNLAVLCLDSVENPDDKDMLQKSLARTGHDILAISREQVNQFAGNMLEVQNGEGKPYWVMSQRAYDSLTTEQKAQISQSAEPLVVPLDVIETQGGGSVRCMMAEVFLPQSPSS; encoded by the coding sequence ATGGAGCCCTTGAAGCCCTCGATTTCTTCCCAGCAAACCACCCACCACCTCATGATGGTGCGGCCCATACGGTTTGGCTACAATGCCGAAACCGCTACCAACAATGCATTCCAGCACGAAGACAAGACACACACTCCCGAGGAGATTCAATCCATGGCCTTGGCAGAGTTTGATCGAGCCGTCTCGATCCTTCGAGATGCTGGCGTCGAAGTCTCCGTAATAGAAGATACTCCTGAGCCATTTACCCCAGACTCGATTTTCCCAAACAACTGGATCTCCTTTCACGCCGATGGGACCATCCTCCAGTATCCTATGTTTGCCGAAAATCGCCGCAAGGAACGTCGCCCTGAGATCGTCGACGAAATGGCCAGCAAATATTCAGCTCCTCATCACCTTTCCTTGGCTGACTTGGAGGAGGATGGCCTGTTTCTGGAGGGAACTGGATCCATGATCCTCGATCGGAAAAACCGAATCGCGTACGCCAATCGTTCCCCGCGAACCCACGAAGAGGCGTTTGAGATATTCTGTTCCATGGCAGGCTATACCGGCGTATTGTTTACTGCTACAGACGGACAAGGTCAGGATATCTACCACACCAATGTACTGATGGCACTTGGCCGAAACCTCGCTGTACTTTGCCTAGACTCCGTGGAAAATCCTGATGACAAGGACATGCTGCAGAAATCATTGGCGCGAACTGGTCATGACATTCTGGCGATTTCCCGGGAGCAGGTCAATCAATTTGCCGGTAATATGCTGGAGGTCCAAAATGGCGAAGGAAAGCCGTACTGGGTGATGTCCCAACGAGCGTATGATTCCTTGACGACCGAGCAAAAAGCCCAAATCAGCCAATCCGCTGAACCACTGGTCGTACCGCTAGATGTTATCGAAACCCAAGGCGGAGGAAGCGTTCGATGCATGATGGCTGAAGTTTTCCTGCCACAATCCCCCAGTAGCTAA
- the argG gene encoding argininosuccinate synthase → MNPKVVLAFSGGLDTSFCVKHLTIERGMEVHAAIVNTGGFSAEELEHIGQRAKELGAASFKVLDEVQHYYEQCVKYLIFGNILKNNSYPLSVSAERVFQAVAIANYAVEIGASAIAHGSTGAGNDQVRFDLVFDILAPDTEIITPIRDLQLSREAEIEYLQAQGVEYSWEKAQYSINKGLWGTSVGGKETLNSWDYLPESAYPTQVTKSGSEIVELKFEQGELVGINDQTFESPVQAIQALEELAGPYGVGRDIHVGDTIIGIKGRVGFEAAAPLIIIKAHHLLEKHVLTKWQLYWKEQLANWYGMLLHEGQYLEPVMRDIEGFLGSTQANVTGTVQVQLTPYQFQALGIQSEFDLMSAKFGTYGEMNRAWSGEDVKGFTKILANSSKIFHQVHSEKSEA, encoded by the coding sequence ATGAACCCCAAAGTAGTACTGGCATTCAGCGGAGGCCTTGATACCTCCTTTTGCGTCAAACACCTGACCATCGAGCGCGGAATGGAAGTCCATGCCGCCATCGTCAACACAGGTGGCTTCTCTGCTGAAGAACTTGAACATATCGGCCAGCGAGCAAAGGAGCTTGGCGCTGCCAGCTTCAAAGTCCTCGACGAAGTACAGCATTACTATGAGCAATGCGTGAAGTACCTCATCTTCGGCAACATCCTGAAGAATAACTCATATCCGCTTTCCGTGAGTGCAGAGCGCGTTTTCCAGGCAGTCGCCATCGCCAATTACGCAGTGGAAATCGGAGCCAGCGCCATTGCACACGGCAGTACCGGAGCCGGAAATGACCAAGTGCGTTTTGACTTGGTGTTTGACATTCTGGCGCCAGATACGGAGATCATCACGCCCATTCGTGATTTGCAATTATCCCGCGAGGCAGAGATCGAATACCTTCAGGCTCAGGGTGTGGAATACTCCTGGGAAAAGGCCCAGTACTCCATCAACAAGGGACTTTGGGGAACTTCTGTTGGAGGAAAGGAGACGCTGAACTCTTGGGATTATCTCCCCGAGTCTGCCTACCCTACCCAAGTCACCAAGAGCGGTTCGGAAATTGTGGAGCTGAAATTTGAGCAGGGTGAATTGGTCGGGATCAATGATCAGACCTTCGAATCTCCCGTTCAAGCCATCCAAGCACTGGAAGAATTGGCTGGACCTTATGGCGTAGGACGGGATATCCATGTGGGCGACACCATCATCGGTATCAAAGGCCGAGTGGGATTTGAGGCAGCAGCACCTCTGATCATCATCAAGGCGCATCACCTCCTTGAGAAGCATGTCCTGACCAAATGGCAACTGTACTGGAAAGAGCAATTGGCCAACTGGTACGGCATGCTCCTTCACGAGGGACAATACCTAGAACCCGTGATGCGTGACATCGAAGGATTCCTTGGGAGTACGCAGGCGAATGTCACCGGAACGGTACAGGTTCAATTGACCCCCTACCAATTCCAAGCGCTCGGTATCCAATCAGAGTTTGACCTGATGTCTGCCAAGTTTGGCACCTACGGCGAAATGAATCGTGCGTGGAGCGGAGAGGATGTCAAGGGATTCACCAAGATCCTCGCCAATTCCAGCAAAATTTTCCATCAAGTACATTCAGAAAAATCAGAGGCATGA
- a CDS encoding arginine deiminase family protein has protein sequence MKPTIKSEYNPLKKVLVHTPGKEHQQLIPWEGDHDLMGPNPRVYTELQKDHKDLTSFISNEIGAENVLELTTLLTEVFEDTDYRRRHKILQDTLHRQADTYIDHLQARGYKLDRYPAESLVKDLIEGYPRNLTLNNGRLPGVIIPPKREMMWMRDSSATTQCGVIINSMASSRRRPEPTLVRTLFKYHPMFDEDSIFLDMVGFLRELEEDSTWSGLHKHFLMEGGNILVTSEDTLAIGVGMHDFLYSNRTTRAAFELMVERIIEKDTEGKIRRIYLVNVPDLRGFIHLDTVFNMFGPKSAVCMPYIFGAPEDSLHGYSSKRVLQQFVKWLRRTMGVHQTDLSRIPSERHFEHAGKVEVYDRDHIKQVGRIERLPKPAKYFLEQMVEDGILDMNNISWIGGSPDNYPTPFEHLRVALFDQHNMAGNIFTTAPFRAVAYHRNPITAQAISKTMATQSPDNWHLELMSSNELRTDDGGPHCLTMPLLREE, from the coding sequence ATGAAACCTACCATAAAATCCGAGTACAACCCTTTGAAAAAGGTGTTGGTCCACACTCCCGGAAAAGAACACCAGCAACTGATCCCTTGGGAAGGAGATCACGACCTCATGGGCCCCAACCCTCGTGTCTACACCGAGTTGCAAAAAGACCACAAGGACCTCACCTCCTTTATCTCCAATGAGATCGGCGCCGAGAACGTCCTCGAATTGACGACTCTGCTGACGGAGGTTTTCGAAGACACAGACTATCGGAGGAGACACAAAATCTTGCAGGACACCCTCCACCGTCAGGCCGATACCTACATCGACCACTTGCAGGCAAGAGGGTATAAACTCGACCGCTACCCAGCGGAATCTCTCGTCAAGGACTTGATCGAAGGCTATCCTCGAAACCTCACGCTCAACAATGGCAGGCTTCCCGGTGTGATCATCCCTCCCAAACGCGAGATGATGTGGATGCGCGATAGTTCCGCAACCACCCAGTGTGGCGTGATCATCAACTCCATGGCTTCTAGCAGAAGACGCCCAGAACCCACCTTGGTACGGACGCTCTTCAAGTATCACCCGATGTTCGATGAGGACTCCATCTTCTTGGACATGGTGGGCTTCCTGCGTGAACTGGAGGAAGACTCCACCTGGAGCGGATTGCACAAACATTTCCTCATGGAGGGCGGCAACATCTTGGTCACCTCCGAGGACACGTTGGCGATCGGCGTCGGGATGCACGACTTCCTCTATTCCAACCGCACCACCAGAGCGGCCTTCGAACTGATGGTGGAGCGGATTATCGAAAAGGATACCGAGGGAAAAATTCGACGCATCTACCTCGTCAATGTGCCTGATCTCCGCGGATTCATCCACTTGGACACGGTCTTCAATATGTTCGGGCCCAAATCTGCGGTGTGTATGCCCTACATTTTCGGCGCGCCAGAGGATTCGCTTCATGGCTACAGCTCCAAACGCGTGCTTCAGCAGTTCGTCAAATGGCTCCGTCGTACGATGGGCGTCCACCAGACAGACTTGAGCCGTATTCCTTCCGAGCGCCACTTCGAGCATGCAGGCAAGGTGGAAGTCTACGATCGCGACCACATCAAGCAAGTCGGACGTATAGAGCGTCTCCCCAAGCCTGCCAAGTACTTCTTGGAGCAAATGGTGGAAGACGGCATTCTCGACATGAACAATATCTCTTGGATCGGTGGGTCGCCTGACAACTATCCAACACCATTTGAGCATCTGCGCGTGGCCTTGTTTGACCAGCACAACATGGCTGGTAACATCTTCACGACGGCTCCCTTCCGCGCGGTTGCCTACCATCGGAACCCGATCACGGCACAGGCGATTTCCAAGACTATGGCTACCCAAAGCCCGGATAACTGGCATTTGGAATTGATGTCGTCCAACGAGCTCCGAACGGATGATGGTGGCCCACACTGCCTCACCATGCCATTGCTACGAGAGGAATAA
- a CDS encoding lysoplasmalogenase produces the protein MNAPEWIGSNKSLLRFTRVYAVIAVLELISNVVFERIPLLHYCVKPLIMISLGVYFVSQSQRKLNLFSVAILFAIGFSWLGDVFLMGASSLSFLVGLGSFLIAQVAYTLAFNQPTDAHAPKRLTRRKPWVLIPFVLYAAGLLWAVKDGADMLFGPIVVYALVIMLMALSALNRWKRVLSQSFAMVFLGAMLFMLSDSLIALSRFGGELTIPYASLWIMSTYMAAQYLIVIGMLKHFNYEASFDPSEEKMGF, from the coding sequence ATGAATGCGCCAGAATGGATCGGATCGAACAAATCCTTGTTGCGGTTTACTCGCGTATATGCCGTTATCGCTGTATTGGAGCTGATTTCCAACGTGGTATTTGAGCGAATTCCGCTCCTCCACTATTGCGTGAAGCCGCTCATCATGATCTCGCTTGGGGTCTATTTTGTGAGCCAGAGTCAGCGAAAGTTGAACCTATTCTCCGTCGCCATCTTGTTTGCGATCGGATTTTCGTGGTTGGGGGATGTTTTCCTGATGGGAGCTTCAAGCCTTTCCTTTCTGGTGGGCCTCGGATCTTTTCTGATCGCTCAGGTAGCTTACACCCTAGCCTTTAACCAACCCACGGATGCGCATGCACCCAAGCGTCTCACACGCCGAAAACCGTGGGTATTGATCCCATTCGTCCTGTATGCTGCGGGGCTTCTCTGGGCTGTCAAAGATGGGGCGGACATGCTATTTGGACCCATCGTCGTCTATGCGCTCGTCATCATGCTGATGGCGCTCAGTGCATTGAATCGGTGGAAACGCGTATTGAGCCAGAGCTTTGCAATGGTCTTTTTGGGAGCGATGCTATTCATGTTGAGTGACAGCCTGATCGCCTTGAGCAGATTCGGAGGAGAATTGACAATTCCCTACGCCAGTCTATGGATTATGTCCACGTACATGGCCGCCCAATATTTGATTGTTATCGGGATGCTCAAGCATTTCAACTATGAAGCTTCATTTGATCCCAGCGAGGAGAAAATGGGGTTTTAG
- a CDS encoding N-acetylornithine carbamoyltransferase translates to MHHFTELADVPDLPHLLETAKTVAQSPFSLDTLGRHKTLGLIFFNSSLRTRLSSQKAARNLGMEVIVMNVSTDGWQLEFQDGAIMNQGKAEHIKDAAAVMGSYCDILGVRSFPSLTDRDADYAEQVLTAFKKYSGVPVVSLESATRHPLQSLTDVFTIQSHWPDHRPKVVLTWAPHPRALPQAVANSFAEWMNPLDVDFVITHPEGYELHADFVGSATVTHDQRAAFEQADFIYAKNWSSYSEYGQILRADEEWMVTAEKMALTRQAKFMHCLPVRRNVVVADEVMDSAQNITIEQAGNRVVGMQAVLVEILQNIG, encoded by the coding sequence ATGCATCACTTCACCGAACTGGCAGATGTACCGGATCTGCCCCATCTGCTGGAAACAGCCAAAACCGTTGCCCAATCTCCATTTTCGCTGGATACACTTGGCAGACACAAGACACTCGGGTTGATCTTTTTCAATTCCAGCCTTCGGACGAGATTAAGTTCTCAGAAGGCTGCCCGAAATCTGGGGATGGAGGTGATTGTGATGAATGTTTCTACCGACGGATGGCAGCTTGAATTTCAGGATGGAGCGATCATGAACCAAGGCAAGGCAGAGCACATCAAGGATGCAGCCGCAGTCATGGGAAGCTATTGCGACATCTTGGGGGTCCGGAGTTTTCCGAGCTTGACGGATCGTGATGCGGATTACGCAGAACAGGTATTGACGGCGTTCAAGAAATATTCAGGGGTACCAGTGGTGAGCCTGGAATCTGCGACAAGACATCCGCTCCAATCTCTGACGGATGTGTTCACCATTCAATCTCATTGGCCCGATCATCGCCCCAAAGTGGTATTGACTTGGGCACCACATCCGAGAGCGCTTCCTCAGGCAGTGGCGAATTCGTTCGCAGAATGGATGAATCCGCTAGATGTCGACTTCGTGATTACCCACCCAGAAGGGTATGAACTCCACGCTGATTTTGTGGGATCGGCGACCGTCACCCATGATCAACGAGCGGCTTTCGAGCAAGCAGATTTCATTTACGCCAAGAACTGGTCCTCATATTCCGAATATGGCCAGATTTTGCGTGCTGATGAGGAATGGATGGTAACTGCCGAGAAGATGGCATTGACCCGGCAGGCAAAGTTCATGCATTGTCTACCGGTGCGAAGAAATGTCGTGGTGGCAGATGAGGTGATGGATTCTGCCCAGAATATCACGATTGAGCAGGCAGGAAATCGAGTCGTCGGGATGCAGGCAGTATTGGTGGAAATCTTGCAGAATATTGGATAA
- the argC gene encoding N-acetyl-gamma-glutamyl-phosphate reductase, whose amino-acid sequence MSIQIGIVGGAGYTAGELLRLLIHHPEANIRFVHSTSNAGNPISAVHTDLVGETDLHFTDEVDTEIDVLFVCAGHGKTKPFLEAHDLPASLKVIDLSRDFRLKEPGNAFVYGLPELNREEIRKTQFLANPGCFATCIQLGLLPLAAAGKLNDEVHVHAITGSTGAGQKPMATTHFSWRNNNLSVYKAFSHQHLGEIVQSLTQLQAGFEHSVNFLPMRGDFARGIYASLYLKSDLSEEDAVQLYEDFYADHPFTHVTAENPHLKQVVNTNKGLVHVEKHGDKLLILSMIDNLLKGASGQAVQNMNLMFGLPETLGLHLKAMAF is encoded by the coding sequence ATGAGCATCCAAATAGGTATTGTGGGAGGTGCAGGCTACACCGCTGGAGAGCTCCTGCGTCTACTCATTCATCATCCTGAGGCCAACATTCGATTTGTTCATAGCACTTCGAATGCTGGCAATCCGATCTCTGCCGTTCATACGGATTTGGTGGGGGAAACAGATCTGCACTTCACCGATGAGGTGGACACGGAGATCGATGTATTGTTTGTCTGTGCAGGTCATGGAAAGACCAAGCCCTTTTTGGAAGCACATGATCTTCCCGCATCGCTCAAGGTGATCGATCTGAGCCGAGACTTTCGTCTGAAGGAGCCCGGCAATGCGTTTGTTTACGGGCTTCCCGAGCTCAATCGGGAGGAGATTCGCAAAACGCAATTCTTGGCCAATCCCGGCTGCTTCGCCACCTGCATCCAGTTGGGATTACTTCCATTGGCTGCTGCGGGCAAATTGAATGATGAAGTGCATGTCCATGCCATTACCGGATCGACGGGCGCTGGTCAAAAACCCATGGCGACCACGCACTTCAGCTGGCGAAATAATAACCTGTCGGTGTACAAGGCATTTTCGCACCAGCATTTGGGCGAAATTGTCCAGAGCTTGACCCAGCTTCAAGCAGGGTTTGAGCATTCTGTGAATTTCCTGCCGATGCGGGGAGATTTCGCACGAGGAATCTACGCGAGCCTGTACCTGAAATCTGATCTCTCAGAAGAGGATGCCGTGCAACTGTATGAAGATTTCTACGCAGACCATCCATTCACCCACGTCACCGCCGAGAATCCACATCTCAAGCAGGTCGTGAATACCAACAAGGGATTGGTACACGTGGAAAAGCACGGTGATAAACTACTCATCTTGAGCATGATCGACAATCTCCTCAAGGGAGCGTCTGGTCAGGCGGTGCAAAATATGAACTTGATGTTCGGACTACCAGAAACACTCGGCCTTCATCTGAAAGCAATGGCATTCTAA
- a CDS encoding aminotransferase class III-fold pyridoxal phosphate-dependent enzyme: protein MNLFDVYPLFDVEPVRAQGSYLWDKQGNIYLDLYGGHAVISIGHSHPAYVRALSLQLNKLGFYSNSVKNSLQVELAKKLGELSGYKDHQLFLCNSGAEAIENALKLASFHTKRSQVLALSKAFHGRTSAAVAITDNPKIQAPVNATDQMTTIPFNDLDALEAELSKGTYAAFVVEGIQGVAGIKVPSESFLRKARRLCTEHGTVLILDEIQSGYGRTGKFFAHQHAGIEADLITVAKGMGNGFPIGGVLIGPQFEPWHGMLGTTFGGNHLACAAGIAVLDVLKEENLMKNASKMGQYLVPKLEQIPGIKSITGKGLMIGMELDRPAKEVRKALLSEYGIFTGSASDPHVLRLLPSLGVEKEELKQFLQALENVLTQSPKTVA from the coding sequence ATGAATCTATTTGACGTCTATCCCCTCTTCGATGTAGAGCCCGTCCGAGCTCAGGGAAGCTATCTCTGGGACAAGCAGGGCAATATCTATCTGGATCTCTACGGCGGACACGCGGTCATCTCCATCGGACATAGCCATCCAGCATACGTGCGAGCCTTGAGTCTCCAGCTCAACAAGTTGGGCTTTTACTCCAACTCCGTCAAAAACTCCCTTCAGGTAGAATTGGCGAAGAAACTCGGAGAGCTATCCGGCTACAAGGACCACCAGCTCTTCCTGTGTAACTCAGGTGCGGAAGCCATTGAGAATGCCTTGAAATTGGCCTCCTTCCATACCAAACGGTCGCAAGTACTCGCCCTGAGTAAGGCTTTTCACGGCCGAACCTCAGCCGCAGTCGCCATCACCGACAATCCCAAGATTCAAGCTCCGGTGAATGCCACCGATCAGATGACCACCATTCCATTCAATGATCTGGATGCATTGGAGGCAGAACTGAGCAAAGGTACCTATGCTGCATTTGTAGTTGAAGGGATTCAAGGCGTTGCAGGGATCAAGGTTCCATCCGAATCCTTCCTGCGGAAAGCGCGCCGACTTTGCACGGAACACGGAACGGTCCTGATTTTGGATGAGATCCAGTCTGGGTATGGCCGTACGGGGAAATTCTTTGCTCACCAACATGCAGGAATCGAAGCCGATCTGATCACGGTTGCCAAAGGCATGGGGAATGGGTTCCCGATTGGAGGGGTATTGATCGGACCTCAGTTTGAACCTTGGCATGGGATGTTGGGAACGACATTCGGGGGTAATCACCTAGCCTGTGCAGCAGGAATTGCAGTTCTCGATGTCCTCAAGGAAGAGAATCTGATGAAAAATGCCTCCAAAATGGGCCAATACCTCGTGCCTAAATTGGAACAAATTCCGGGTATCAAATCCATCACAGGCAAGGGACTCATGATCGGGATGGAATTGGATCGACCAGCCAAGGAAGTCCGGAAGGCTCTACTTTCCGAGTACGGCATTTTCACGGGAAGTGCCAGCGATCCGCATGTTCTGCGTCTGCTCCCTTCCTTGGGAGTTGAGAAGGAAGAGCTCAAGCAATTCCTTCAGGCGCTGGAAAACGTCCTGACACAATCCCCCAAAACCGTTGCGTAA
- a CDS encoding HAD family phosphatase, producing the protein MNQPYRNIVFDLGGVLIHWAPELLYRKIFDDPTEMRWFLEEIVPYSWNVLQDAGRSLAEATEERVRLFPEWEPQIRAYYGRWSEMLGGANEETVKLLKELVDAPHLDVFALTNWSAETFPIAQEQFGFLGWFKDTVVSGEVNMKKPDPKIYQLMLNQFKIDPNETVFLDDSMPNVKGAEAVGIKALHFESAEKLATDLRELGISW; encoded by the coding sequence ATGAATCAACCCTATCGAAATATTGTATTTGACTTGGGCGGGGTACTCATCCATTGGGCCCCCGAGCTGCTCTACCGCAAAATCTTTGATGATCCTACAGAGATGCGATGGTTTCTGGAGGAGATTGTTCCTTACTCCTGGAATGTCCTCCAAGACGCGGGGCGTAGCCTAGCGGAAGCTACCGAGGAGCGAGTCCGGCTTTTCCCTGAATGGGAACCGCAGATTCGGGCGTATTATGGCAGATGGTCCGAAATGCTTGGCGGTGCCAATGAGGAAACTGTGAAATTGCTGAAGGAATTGGTAGATGCGCCTCACTTGGATGTGTTTGCGCTCACAAACTGGTCGGCTGAGACCTTTCCCATTGCCCAGGAGCAGTTCGGCTTTCTTGGATGGTTCAAGGATACGGTCGTTTCTGGAGAAGTAAACATGAAGAAACCCGATCCTAAAATTTACCAATTGATGTTGAATCAGTTTAAAATTGATCCAAATGAAACGGTCTTTCTCGATGATTCTATGCCGAATGTCAAAGGCGCTGAGGCAGTTGGAATTAAGGCTTTGCACTTTGAAAGTGCCGAAAAGCTGGCTACAGACCTGCGAGAATTGGGCATTTCTTGGTAA
- a CDS encoding elongation factor G, translating to MKFYQADAIRNVVLVGSSKSGKTTLAECMMFEGGVISRMGTVEAGNTVSDYHEIEQARKTSVFSSVLHTEWRGTKINLIDTPGLDDFIGELIGALRVSDTALLTLNAHYGVEVGTEIAWRYLKKFKKPTIFVVNQMDHPQADFNQTVESARQQFGNGVVVMQYPYNSGEGFDSIIDLLKMVMYKFPIEGGKPEKLPIPEEELERAKELHNTLVEAAAEHDDSLMEHYFEQGELDEDEMRKGLRLGMLNRSLFPVFCVSAKNNMGSGRLMGFLGNVAPCAGDMAPEHTTNGGEIKIDDSDTTLFVFKATNEKHAGSMSYFKVCSGEVEAGMELHNTSAGTKGKLNQLFGIDGKNRHAVNKLAAGDIGATVKFKDTHVNHTLRSAHDSKELVPIEFPEPKIRTAIISTKQGDDEKLAQALHKIMDSDPTVIMEYAKELKQTLLHAQGELHLQTIKWTLEHVYGVEVEFQDPKIAYRESIQSSADASYKHKKQSGGAGQFAEVSIKIQPYSAMMEHPSDVRVRHEDLHELPWGGTLAMYNCIVGGVIDNRFMPAILKGVMEVMEHGPLTGSCCRDVAVYVVDGKMHAVDSNEISFKIAGSHAFKDAFMLAKPKLMEPIYRLEVLVPEAHMGDVMTDLQGRRAVVEGFEAEGVYQRITARVPLAELGKYASTLRALSQGRATHSRKFLQYDQVPGDVQNKLIAKQQAKATA from the coding sequence ATGAAATTTTACCAAGCTGATGCCATCCGGAACGTCGTTCTGGTCGGCAGCTCTAAATCAGGCAAGACCACCCTCGCGGAATGTATGATGTTCGAAGGTGGCGTTATTTCCCGAATGGGAACTGTAGAGGCCGGAAATACGGTGTCGGACTATCACGAGATCGAGCAAGCACGAAAGACCTCCGTATTTTCATCGGTGCTGCACACTGAATGGCGAGGGACCAAGATCAACCTGATCGATACCCCCGGCTTGGATGATTTCATCGGTGAGCTCATCGGAGCACTTCGGGTGTCGGATACTGCTTTGTTGACGCTCAATGCTCACTATGGCGTTGAGGTCGGTACCGAAATCGCGTGGAGGTACCTCAAGAAATTCAAAAAGCCCACCATTTTCGTCGTCAATCAGATGGATCATCCACAGGCGGATTTCAACCAAACCGTAGAATCTGCCCGGCAACAATTTGGCAATGGAGTAGTGGTCATGCAATATCCCTACAACTCAGGAGAGGGATTTGACTCGATCATCGATTTGTTGAAAATGGTCATGTATAAATTCCCGATTGAGGGGGGCAAGCCTGAGAAGTTGCCCATCCCCGAGGAGGAATTGGAACGTGCCAAAGAACTTCACAATACCCTGGTGGAGGCGGCCGCAGAGCACGATGATTCGCTGATGGAGCACTACTTTGAACAAGGTGAATTGGACGAGGACGAGATGCGGAAAGGACTTCGGCTTGGGATGCTGAACCGGTCCTTATTTCCCGTGTTTTGCGTGTCCGCCAAAAATAATATGGGTAGCGGTCGTTTGATGGGATTTTTGGGGAATGTGGCTCCTTGCGCGGGTGATATGGCTCCTGAGCACACTACCAATGGGGGAGAAATCAAGATTGACGATTCCGATACCACCTTGTTTGTATTCAAGGCCACCAACGAAAAACATGCAGGCTCCATGAGCTACTTCAAGGTTTGTTCGGGTGAAGTGGAAGCTGGTATGGAGTTGCACAATACTTCTGCCGGAACCAAGGGAAAGCTCAATCAGCTTTTTGGCATTGACGGAAAAAACCGCCATGCCGTCAACAAACTCGCAGCCGGAGACATTGGCGCTACAGTGAAATTCAAGGATACGCATGTCAACCACACCTTGAGATCCGCTCATGACTCCAAGGAATTGGTACCGATCGAATTTCCCGAGCCCAAAATTCGTACAGCCATCATCTCTACCAAACAAGGAGATGATGAGAAATTAGCGCAGGCACTCCACAAGATCATGGATAGTGATCCGACTGTGATCATGGAATACGCCAAGGAGCTCAAGCAGACGTTGCTACATGCCCAAGGAGAGTTGCATCTTCAGACGATCAAGTGGACGTTGGAGCATGTCTATGGCGTGGAGGTAGAATTCCAAGATCCCAAAATCGCCTATCGCGAATCTATCCAATCTAGTGCGGATGCCTCTTACAAGCACAAAAAGCAAAGTGGTGGGGCAGGGCAATTTGCGGAGGTTTCCATCAAGATTCAGCCGTATTCGGCTATGATGGAGCATCCTAGTGATGTGCGGGTGCGCCACGAAGATCTTCATGAATTACCCTGGGGAGGGACTTTGGCCATGTATAACTGTATCGTGGGCGGGGTCATCGACAACCGATTTATGCCGGCCATTTTGAAAGGAGTGATGGAGGTGATGGAACATGGGCCACTTACAGGATCGTGCTGTCGTGATGTGGCGGTATATGTGGTGGATGGAAAAATGCATGCAGTGGATTCCAACGAGATTTCCTTCAAGATTGCCGGTTCTCATGCATTCAAGGATGCGTTCATGCTGGCCAAACCCAAATTGATGGAGCCGATCTACCGGCTAGAGGTGCTAGTACCTGAGGCTCACATGGGCGATGTCATGACGGATTTGCAGGGCCGAAGAGCGGTCGTAGAAGGATTTGAGGCAGAAGGCGTATACCAACGGATCACTGCAAGAGTGCCTTTGGCTGAGTTGGGGAAATATGCCTCAACCTTGCGGGCCTTGTCTCAAGGCCGCGCGACCCATTCCCGGAAATTCCTGCAATACGATCAGGTGCCTGGAGATGTGCAGAATAAATTAATTGCCAAGCAACAAGCCAAGGCTACCGCCTAG